Proteins encoded within one genomic window of Cucumis sativus cultivar 9930 chromosome 3, Cucumber_9930_V3, whole genome shotgun sequence:
- the LOC101206762 gene encoding elongation factor Ts, mitochondrial isoform X2, giving the protein MAFCRATKRSIGSLISNGLLNNATRNGFSSCATNKIFVVEGVQYGSSVPDVHEANSAIYSRLSLLRRFSVETPPGSNQMSLIKQLRERTSAPIKDVKAALIDCNWDIEAAQTELRKRGKVLALKKSARTAAEGLLALAQNETKAVVIELNCETDFVARNEIFQYLALSLARQALLTESLSHNDLGTFPFGPEQLEGIKLNLEHPKINGETTAVNAVTEVAAIMGENIKLRRGFLMSASPSGVISTYLHTSPQPGLGRIAGILSLEVEGDNSQPDALQRVGSELAMHVVAAKPLFLTKELVASDALENEREILKSQAETTGKSQMAIEKMVEGRLRKYMEEVVLMEQKFIINDSINVKTMLDNLSKEVGSPVKIGNFLRVGVGEGIDRRPNDAS; this is encoded by the exons ATGGCGTTTTGTAGAGCTACAAAACGTTCCATTGGATCTTTGATTTCTAACGGGCTGCTGAATAACGCTACTAGGAATGGGTTTTCCAGTTGTGCTACCAATAAGATATTTGTTGTTGAAGGTGTTCAATATGGAAGTTCAGTTCCTGACGTTCACGAAGCTAATTCTGCTATTTATTCGAGGCTTAGTCTGTTGAGAAGATTTAGTGTCGAAACCCCTCCTGGGTCAAACCAGATGAGTCTCATAAAGCAGCTGAGAGAAAGAACTAGTGCACCCATTAAAGATGTCAAGGCTGCTCTCATTGATTGCAATTGGGATATTG AAGCAGCACAGACAGAATTGCGAAAAAGAGGAAAGGTGTTGGCCCTGAAAAAGTCTGCTAGAACAGCCGCTGAGGGCCTCCTTGCATTGGCCCAAAATGAAACCAAAGCTGTTGTTATTGAACTTAACTGTGAGACTGACTTTGTTGCTAGGAATGagatttttcaatatttg GCTCTATCTTTAGCAAGGCAAGCATTGTTGACTGAGAGTTTGTCTCATAACGATCTTGGGACTTTCCCTTTTGGACCAGAGCAATTGGAG ggaattaaattaaatctcgAACACCCAAAAATTAATGGAGAAACAACAGCTGTTAATGCAGTTACTGAAGTGGCTGCCATAATGGGGGAGAATATTAAGCTAAGACGAGGTTTTTTGATGTCTGCATCCCCAAGTGGTGTTATTTCTACGTACCTCCACACGAGTCCTCAGCCAG gtttggGTCGTATTGCTGGAATTTTGTCTCTTGAAGTTGAGGGTGATAATTCACAGCCAGATGCTCTTCAACGTGTTGGATCAGAATTAGCAATGCATGTAGTTGCTGCAAAGCCGTTGTTCTTAACAAAAGAACTTGTTGCTTCTGATGCATTGGAGAATGAACGTGAAATTCTTAAGTCTCAG GCCGAAACAACTGGCAAATCTCAAATGGCCATAGAAAAGATGGTTGAAGGCCGTTTACGGAAGTACATGGAAGAAGTTGTCCTGATGGAGCAgaagtttattattaatgatagtaTAAATGTAAAG ACAATGCTGGATAACCTGTCCAAGGAAGTGGGTTCGCCAGTGAAGATTGGAAACTTTCTGAGAGTGGGTGTCGGGGAAGGAATTGACAG ACGCCCCAATGATGCCTCCTAG
- the LOC101206762 gene encoding elongation factor Ts, mitochondrial isoform X1 produces MAFCRATKRSIGSLISNGLLNNATRNGFSSCATNKIFVVEGVQYGSSVPDVHEANSAIYSRLSLLRRFSVETPPGSNQMSLIKQLRERTSAPIKDVKAALIDCNWDIEAAQTELRKRGKVLALKKSARTAAEGLLALAQNETKAVVIELNCETDFVARNEIFQYLALSLARQALLTESLSHNDLGTFPFGPEQLEGIKLNLEHPKINGETTAVNAVTEVAAIMGENIKLRRGFLMSASPSGVISTYLHTSPQPGLGRIAGILSLEVEGDNSQPDALQRVGSELAMHVVAAKPLFLTKELVASDALENEREILKSQAETTGKSQMAIEKMVEGRLRKYMEEVVLMEQKFIINDSINVKTMLDNLSKEVGSPVKIGNFLRVGVGEGIDRLETSDSPEPVAQAA; encoded by the exons ATGGCGTTTTGTAGAGCTACAAAACGTTCCATTGGATCTTTGATTTCTAACGGGCTGCTGAATAACGCTACTAGGAATGGGTTTTCCAGTTGTGCTACCAATAAGATATTTGTTGTTGAAGGTGTTCAATATGGAAGTTCAGTTCCTGACGTTCACGAAGCTAATTCTGCTATTTATTCGAGGCTTAGTCTGTTGAGAAGATTTAGTGTCGAAACCCCTCCTGGGTCAAACCAGATGAGTCTCATAAAGCAGCTGAGAGAAAGAACTAGTGCACCCATTAAAGATGTCAAGGCTGCTCTCATTGATTGCAATTGGGATATTG AAGCAGCACAGACAGAATTGCGAAAAAGAGGAAAGGTGTTGGCCCTGAAAAAGTCTGCTAGAACAGCCGCTGAGGGCCTCCTTGCATTGGCCCAAAATGAAACCAAAGCTGTTGTTATTGAACTTAACTGTGAGACTGACTTTGTTGCTAGGAATGagatttttcaatatttg GCTCTATCTTTAGCAAGGCAAGCATTGTTGACTGAGAGTTTGTCTCATAACGATCTTGGGACTTTCCCTTTTGGACCAGAGCAATTGGAG ggaattaaattaaatctcgAACACCCAAAAATTAATGGAGAAACAACAGCTGTTAATGCAGTTACTGAAGTGGCTGCCATAATGGGGGAGAATATTAAGCTAAGACGAGGTTTTTTGATGTCTGCATCCCCAAGTGGTGTTATTTCTACGTACCTCCACACGAGTCCTCAGCCAG gtttggGTCGTATTGCTGGAATTTTGTCTCTTGAAGTTGAGGGTGATAATTCACAGCCAGATGCTCTTCAACGTGTTGGATCAGAATTAGCAATGCATGTAGTTGCTGCAAAGCCGTTGTTCTTAACAAAAGAACTTGTTGCTTCTGATGCATTGGAGAATGAACGTGAAATTCTTAAGTCTCAG GCCGAAACAACTGGCAAATCTCAAATGGCCATAGAAAAGATGGTTGAAGGCCGTTTACGGAAGTACATGGAAGAAGTTGTCCTGATGGAGCAgaagtttattattaatgatagtaTAAATGTAAAG ACAATGCTGGATAACCTGTCCAAGGAAGTGGGTTCGCCAGTGAAGATTGGAAACTTTCTGAGAGTGGGTGTCGGGGAAGGAATTGACAG GCTAGAAACATCGGATTCACCTGAACCTGTTGCTCAAGCTGCATAA